One region of Wyeomyia smithii strain HCP4-BCI-WySm-NY-G18 chromosome 3, ASM2978416v1, whole genome shotgun sequence genomic DNA includes:
- the LOC129728015 gene encoding bromodomain-containing protein DDB_G0280777-like produces the protein NNNNNNNNNNNNNNNNNNNNNNNNNNNNNNNNNNNNNNNNNHHNNINNNNNNNNNNNNNNNNNNNNNNNNNNNNNNYYYNNNNNNNNNNNNNISNNNNNNNNNNNNNNNNNNNNNNNNNNNNNNNNNNNNNNNNNNNNNNNNNNNNSNNNNNNYNNNNNNNNNNNNNNYYNNNNNNNNNNNNNNNNKNNSNNNN, from the coding sequence aataataataataataataataataataataataataataataataataataataataataataataataataataataataataataataataataataataataataataataataataatcatcataataacattaataataataataataataataataataataataataataataataataataataataataataataataataataataataataacaattattattataataataataataataataataataataataataataatattagtaataataataataataataataataataataataataataataataataataataataataataataataataataataataataataataataataataataataataataataataataataataataataataataataataataataataatagtaataataataataataattataataataataataataataataataataataataacaataattattataataataataataataataataataataataataataata